Genomic segment of Arachis hypogaea cultivar Tifrunner chromosome 11, arahy.Tifrunner.gnm2.J5K5, whole genome shotgun sequence:
ttactgtatttttgtcaataggatattctaaagatgaacatagtaatagattttcctttgacctgcgactgtcatggtaattaacaatgtatttattatactttgattccggacacctaataccctagggtgctagttgaatggatattgggtatgatttaaatacttgtagaattaatgattagtcaataaggaatccatcaactctcggtaaagagtttgagctctatgattataatgactgagatgaataaaaccttgaccaagggaattgaatgaatgaagaaatgagtttcttaagtcattcacacTTCATTATAacaatggtaacaagttagagtttgacaattaaaccatactctaaaggttaaccaagagctggaaagatggaaggaattatactttgttcttctgaggttcttagtaaaaatagatTACTTCAAACTATCGGGtcattgaggagtgttgctagacgccaaccttgattagtaaatttagtatgactaatttactacccgcttagtattgaacctatggggtcacacactaatgagtgttctaatctttgctatagaattatttaattattattttgatttgatcaaataaataattatattaattcaaatggaatattattatattctttgctagcaccaagaatataataataatatgataattgagaatattaaatgagatttgagaataattagttactctatttctgaatttgaattataaatttggatgagatccaaatcgattatgttttaaattgttatgatatgattcataaaatttaaaggattcagatttggaatttaaagatatgatttaaatttgaattgagaatcaaatttaaaatcagtaacaaatttcatactatatatatgtatgttaagAGTAGAGGAAAGTGACAGATGAGAATAAAATacaaggattttattcctttacctctacacacataaacgtatgtgagcctaattcttggagaagaaatttatggcatgcaaagagttgcaagaggtttctcaatttagatcagatgtccattggtcaaggagttgacagcaaaggttggtctctgtgtggatacgcatagcgccttcgtaccatcgaaggagaaagtaatttttactaaagcgtctaaaggtatttagatcttatctatatatattattggaataaagtttaagcacaaaatagatttttaaggattactttctttttcttccgctgcgtattatgaacacatggtaatccttcagtaTGTGTTAGTGTTTTCTCTAAGAATGATGTTGAAACCTCCAGGGTAAACGGAAAGagcaaaattataaaatcaaatcaGTAAAGTCATCCAAAAAAAGATAACTATAACAACAAGACAAGATCAAAGCAATTAAAAGTTTCAGGAATGAAAAGGGAGGTTTTTTTGTGACTAATGAAAAAGGGAGGTTTTAATAATAAACTTAACATTTAAAACCATATTTTTTCCTAACTTCCAGTATTAGGCAATAAAATCAGATTCAATATACTAATGCTTATGCATCTTAGTTCAAAATAGAATCAGCAGAACCCAAGATTTTgaccatataaataaaaaaaaaaaaggataataaataaacaatagaAATTGATATTTGAGAAGCAGAGGCTACAGTTAAAGATATAGTGAATAAAAAATTAGGAAAAGACACAAGCCTATAATTGTTCAGGAAATTAAACATGGaggttatctttttcaaaaaggcCAACCGAATGCAACATTAACTCCAGGGACAATTTCTCTGAAGGGTTATGTTggctattttgaattaattaaccaaaAACCAATGCAAAAAATGGCTATATCCTCAAGTAATAGAAGAGCACAAGCAAACAGAGGGGATCATCTCAAGTCCTTGAGATATAATTACTATAAGTGGATTATATTAATTTCACTGTTTCGAAGTCAAATTCTATCTACTTGGGCAGGGTCCCAATTCAACAAAGCAACCGTTGCTtaccaatttttcttttttctattcagCCACTCCCTGACAAATGCTCTCCAtaatctcatataatcatctttaaaTATTTGGTACACCACACTTACTCTTTCTATCACTAATTAATTACaagaagataaattaaaaaaaaaacaaaacaccaACAACAACACAACATCAGCAACTATAACAACATGAAAGGTTCGGAAAAATAACACAACAACAACTAAGGTGTTTCTGATCAAAATTAAAGCTATTCTTATTCCAATTACCTACTTCAATTCCAATTAACTCAGTTCAGAATAAAATTAAAGGatataaagaaaagaataaacAGCACAAAACTTAGGCTAGAATACACAAATAAATACTACAAAATAATTCCAAGTCAcagcaaacaaaattcaaaattcagctaacaaaaatcatgaacaaaattaagtaattaaccaaaataaattattcctatttCCTAGTCACAGAAGATAAGATGTTCAGAACCAAAAATCATGAACAACTTAAAAATTTCAGAATTAGTAATCACAAGAATCAACAGTGCAAAACTCAGGCTAGAATACACAAATAAATGAATACTACACAATGGAGAAAAAGAGAAGACCTACCTAAAGCGCGAACAGAACGAACAGAGATGTCAGCGGCGAGGGAAGGTTCCAGCTAGTGGATGAAGATAGAACGAACAGAGATGTCAGGCGGCGAGGAAAGCACGAAGAAATTCTTGACAGTGATGGTTACGATGACAATGACGGAGGCACGGTGAACATATAGAGAGCGCTCTCGAACAGAGGAGACGACTTCAAGCTCCTGTGACGGCATCAGGCTTCCACACGCGATGCCTGTACATGCGACGGGGCTGCGGAGTTGAGGTGGCTGCGGGCTACAGGCTGCGGACTGCGGGCTACGGTGCTGGGTCAACGGGTGGGTAGAGGTTGAattgattttttctttcaatttcagaaaGGAATGAGGCTGAGGTGCATTGAGGTTCTGAACAATGATAAAAAAGATATCTTTACTTTTTAATGTTTACAGAAATTATATATTCATCtctcttataaaaatatttaattacaaaattgtcCTACTTTAGTTAAGATATTAACTCTTATTTGGTTAAATtaactcaaactaaaactaaGCATCTAATTAAAATATGCCACGTCACAAGGGATAATTTACATATTGATTTAGAGGAGGTTGAGTAAAACTCACCTAATAAAAAATGTTAGtcactttatatttctctttaatACACAGAGAGAAAACCAAGCAGTACCAAAAAGTAAAGGAATAAGATATTTTGGATTAGGAATAAAAATAATGTTAAGATTGATTTCTTAGTCATGAATATCCTTTTTTTGGGTTTATCCTTTTCTCATATTTGGTACCTGATTAAATTTAGAGTAACAAATAGTAATTTAATTTTGGCTTTAATTGGTATTATAGCCTTGAGCTGTTATAATGTTTGTGGGAGATGatttcaaattataatttttacattatctgaatttattttcttaaatactataatgaaaattaaataataactcaAGATATTAAAGATAAATTAACTGTTAGgtctttattttctaaatttggaTACTAATGGCGCTAAGAATGACGATGAAAATTTTATTTAGAGGAATGCAGCCAAGTAATGACAAAGTAATTTAGTAATAGTGGTGGTTCTTCTGCaccaagaataaaaacaaagcaAACAAGTCATTATAACAAGAAAGTTGAAATCATCAAAAGttctattaatgcaattatttggTGCattataaagtaattaaaaaaaactttGCATGGAGGTAGAGTCAAAAGAGAAGaagtaaaaattttataattttaaaattcttgtaataaaaataaagcaCGAGTTCTTGTATGAAATTTAACTATAATTTCTGCAAAAGTATAATAAGTTGCAGTTTTGGTTTGCTATTTCTTAATTGAATGAGATCTTATTTATCATAGTTTGAGCATGTGATTTGTTATGGCCACAAGGATTGTGTTTGGTGAAGTTCATGTTAATATATTCATAGCTGTTTTCTTGTAGttatagaaaaaaatagagataTAAGACCATGTTAATATAtggatttgattataaaaaatattgaaacgCTAAACTTTTAATagatagcaaaataaataaataaatcataccaattaaataaataaataaagctaCATGAAACAATCCATTTAAAATTTCCAGTGGTGGATGTCCTGCATCCGTATATAGCAAAGCaagaaaaaacaaagaataaagcaaATGTTTGTTGATGCATTATACGTAAATTTCAAGTGAGTATGAAAAAATTTACTACGATCAGAAGAAATTAATGATAATTCCGTAAACTTGCACATTAAAAGTATGAGGTGAGAACTGAGAGATGAGAAAAGGAGTGAGACAAAGGATGAAAAACACATGGTGGGTTAAAATTAGGGAACATGTAACTTGTAAGAGATCTCAAAATTTAGAATCGAGAAGAGTACCAACGATTGGAAAATGagtctttttctatttttgttgatAATCTTTCTGAACACATTTCGAAGAATGAATTATTCCATCTGTTTAATTGGACTGGACGCATTAACGACATCTATGTATCACGAAAACAAAAAGGTGGTACTATGTATATTTTTGCGTTCATCCGAGACACAACGAAAGGTGGAGCTCTGAAGGTTATAACAGAAATGAATCGTATGAGGTTGAGAGGAAAGATTGTGTACGTAGGAGAAGCGAAGTATAGACGAACAACTGAGACAAAGGTCCGAAAGACAGCTCAGGAAGGAGGTGATAGTCAGAACAAGATAAATTCTTAGTTTCAGGGAGAAGATAACTAAAGGCAGGTAGAGAAACTAACAAGGCACCAAAAAGAATCAGACCTGTATGAAAATGGGTGGACGAAGAAAGTAGAAGTATCGGTGGTGAAAGAGAATTTGGACTGGCTACAGAGAAGTCTGGTTGGCGGTACGACGAAGGCAATTGATTTTAGTTCCTTGAAGAAGATGATTGGAAAAAACCTACCTCAAGTTGTCCAAGTACGGGAATTGGGAGCGTATAAAGTTCTTTTGACTTTTGATTCTGTATTGAATGCAGAAGAAGCATATACGTTTAAAATGCATAGTCTCTTGCGATTCTTCCATAGTATATGGAGATGGGATGAGACGAAGCGATGTGAAACTTGAAGAGTGTGGTTAGAATGCTATGGAGTTCCGTTACATAGGTGGTCAGCAGATACCTTTAGTATGTTAGGAGGCCAATGCGGAGAAGTAGTCGGTTATAACAAAGTGACAGAATCATGCATGTCTTTTATTGTTGGACGAGTGCAAATTGATACTTGTATCAtggatatgattaatgaatggatCCATATTACAATAAGTATCAGTGGATTCGATGTGCTAGTGAAAGAAGTGGGACGGGAGGCTTTTGATTTGAATTGTTATGTAGAAGTTAATAGAAAAAGTGATTATAGCTGTGAACAACGAAGAACAGTTGCGGAAAAGGATTGTGCGGGTACGAGATTAAGGAGTGCACGGGCTACAAAACCGACGGTTTTCAACAACCAAGCAGCCGATGTGGTGATAGGGGAGCTGAGGGAAGACGGAAAAGATAAGGGCAGCTGAGGGAAGACGGAAAAGATAAGGGCAGCTTGGTAATTCCTGAAATTATTTTGAATGAGTGGATTAATGATCATTCAAGACAAAATCAGATAAAAACGGTAACATATCAACCAATTTATGAATGAATTGAAAGGAGAGTGGATTGTGTGGGATGTGATTATATTAATTATGAAGTTGATTCTAAAAATACAGTTACATGGATTTATGAAGGTAACTTTAATAGGCTGGTAAGGAGGGCACTACAAAAAAAGGGACATAAAATGGCATAAATATTACGGCGGTTTTGTAAAACTGTCGTAATACCCGAATGTTATGGCGTTTTTTATTGTTGCCATAATTAAATTGCATTTACTGGCGGTTTCTATTGATTTTGGCGGTTTTAAAACGCCATTATCACTTCTATATAAAAAAGCCTAACCCTAATCTAATTCTCATTTTCAGTTGAAAAGCAAAGTTTGAATCGCTGCCACTGGGATCTTCTCTCTGACGATCTCCTCTGACTAATCTCCTCCGGTGACGACCTCCTCTGACCGATCTCTTCCGGCGACGACCTCCTCCAACGACGACCTCATTTGGCGACGTTTTTCTCAGCGGCAGTCTTCTCTGGTGACCTCTCCTCCAAGGACAATCTCCTCCTCTGACAGTCTTCTCCTGCGACGGTCTCCTCAAGCGACATCTCCTACTGCAATGATCTCCTCCGGTGGCATTCTCTTACGCTGGCAATATCATCCATCGAGCTAATGTGCTGTGAGATTCTCCTCCCACAAGCTCGCGAGGTAGGTTCTTCTCCctcctttccttttttctcttgaAAATATTTTACTCTAATTCCTTCGATTTCTTGAATTATTGATCCAAAATTTCAGAATACATGATAGATTTTGCGAAATGGCaactacaactactaaaactGCAGGAGCTAGGGTTTCTGAGGAAGGAATCGTTGAAACATttcataatgatgatgatgaagtgcTCGATGATGCGGAGAATGGAGTTGcggtaattttgttgttttattggATTATTTGTGCTCAAACCTCATACTTTAGAGATGTGTTATCTTTCTCGGCAAACTCCAACTTAATCATCAGTCCATTATGATCTGCCTCTACCGGAGTCAATTGTCTTTTCAGATCTTCAATCAAATTTTCTTTTGCAAGAATAGATTTATTAAGATGAGCATTTTCAATGGCTGATCTAGCAAGCTCTTCAGTGGTCTCCTCATTCCCTAACCCTATCCTCTTTAGCATACAATTCCTTTTTCCTTCCCCTTTCATGCCAATTCATGCTTTAATAGTATTGATTGGCTTTAATCTTCAGTAAAATTCAGTTAACCGCACATAAAGTTTTAGCACAAAAGTTTGCATTTATAGATTTGCATTTACAGATGAAATAATTCCAAACTAGTAAAGAGAAAATGTTAGAACTTAATAGGGAAATCATTTCACTACAGATAGTGTATAAAGTGAAAGATGCTTAAATTGACTTTTTCTGTCTTATGCTTTGTTAATAAATTTTTCAACCATCAAAATGGCTATATTATCCATTTTAAATTACACGATGAGACAATTTAGTTTTCCAAACAAGTAACAGCCAAGCTAAACCAGTAGGTGACATTAAAAATGGCTATTCTGAAAGTATTACttaaaagtattactattctgAAAGTGTTTGGGGGAGATTGTGTGGTACATTCTTATTCTTGTTTTGGGACTAcataaaataaatgaagtataaTTTCATGTGCAGCACAATGAAAAGTCATTCTCTTTGAAAACAATGGAGGATGGTCAAGTGCTCCTATATTCGGTTAGTTCATTCAAGTCATAATTTGCTGGTGGTTGTAAATTCTCTGCACACTTTTGGAGAATTTTTATGTTGACTCTTCTAAGATTTTGCTTTCCCTTTTCAATTGTATGTTCATATTTCATTTTCTAGAACTCCGTCAATGCTCGGAAAACTAGAATCCCATATCCATGGTTACTTTTTAATGAGAAGATAAAAGTGAACTCTGTTTTCCTCCGCGACCCCACAGCTGTGCCTGATGCAGTGGTGCTTCTGTTTGGTGGGAGAACTTATTGAAAGGGGTTGCTGTGAGTGCCATGTGATTTCATGATTTGTTATTAGTTCTCATTTTTATTCAATATTCCAAAGGTTGTACAGCTTCAGTTCCCATCTATGCTCTAGTCGTCTGATATTTTAATAGAATTCCATcattttctttcaggatggccacttaAAAATGTTGGGAGGATATCTGGAGTTCTTCATGGAACCTCCTGTTGCTGATCTGTACCAGTGTAAAGAGAGAACTTGATGACTTAATTCAAAGAAAAGTAAGTACATATTAATTTCATGCTGCTAAGAGCTTTTCTGTGATAACTAACAATCTCTTCTCCTCATTGACCTTACTTTGTTTAATTCCAGGTTTTGATTGTTCTATGCTAACTTCtgctacttattttatttaatgccaggttttgaatttttttccttgttcaatttatttttaggTCAGAAATTGGGGATTATTAGAAGAAATTGAGTAAGTTCTTCACCGAATTTTTTCGTAATTATAGGATTGAGTAAAATCATGTGAATACTTGTTTTCTCCTGGTATTACGTGCACTGTGAACTGCATAGATCTTCTTTATGTTTTCTGTTTGTAGAAAAATTTTTTAAGGAATTTAGGATTGAAATATAACCAATCAGTACTATTTTCTGAGCCTCAAGCATAGATGAAAAAAGGCAATTTAGGATTCTTAAGAACTCAGCATTCTCTATGGAAACATCTGACGATTTGCTACTGATTTGTAGGGAATATGAATTTGTTCCACTTTCTTGTTAGTGGATATATCAACCATTAGATATAATTTACTCACCAATTTGAATGGTGATATCATAGAAAGTCACATAAGGTGAAATTGTCTTGAATTGG
This window contains:
- the LOC112722217 gene encoding DExH-box ATP-dependent RNA helicase DExH5, mitochondrial-like, with protein sequence MATTTTKTAGARVSEEGIVETFHNDDDEVLDDAENGVAHNEKSFSLKTMEDGQVLLYSNSVNARKTRIPYPWLLFNEKIKVNSVFLRDPTAVPDAVVLLFGGRTY